The Corticium candelabrum chromosome 17, ooCorCand1.1, whole genome shotgun sequence genome has a segment encoding these proteins:
- the LOC134192802 gene encoding integrin alpha-9-like yields the protein MGGGGFPELDPIQDIDGQTSDLVEVKIRPNCKRDPCQPDLSVNFLSGSTGALTAGSENDVLIKIRVLNKFDRSYGTQLSVIYNESKLKFSKSDFLPCELTPEECDPNWRCVPTNVGNLCDVGNPLEQSKAIDLTIRLKQTSNITGNEGKLQVKINASSIDAESVVNVDDNEATYNIDVMAHVTITVDGASLPSTSSEWTVLSDDVVKLVSGKEDTRNFTHQYRLRNVGPSVLPGMKVRFWWPVFGVGGMQLLSLPPKILVENMETEECDLSFAYDVGNWSKEGQPHLCETRGCLPIDCIFRRSLEQRFALLVKISSSLNLSDLVEYVVTQQGDVSNPEAIITSFGQASVISDYAISSKPAQGSVETTILFNIEVQDCVSVWIIIVSVIGSLLLLSVTVIVLYMLGFFKQYKKHKISLKPLRSAQQEVTAGDIEARKTVDEDDKPHSISSSKRESKCDDTNGSKRMLSGSDADEYVKPQSRTPSVKYEDVFKAGPAELEEEPSSGRRWEHLIDNTSDAVEMEGEPARLSRGSHSQTTV from the exons ATGGGAGGTGGAGGTTTTCCTGAGCTTGACCCTATCCAAGACATTGATGGGCAGACATCAGATTTAGTTGAAGTAAAGATACGGCCTAACTGTAAACGAGATCCTTGCCAGCCAGATCTATCCGTCAACTTTTTATCTGG AAGTACTGGGGCTCTTACTGCTGGGTCTGAAAATGATGTATTGATCAAGATACGAGTTCTGAATAAATTTGATCGTTCATATGGCACACAGTTGTCTGTTATATATAACGAATCTAAACTAAAGTTTAGCAAGTCTGATTTCTTGCCATGTGAGCTGACGCCTGAAGAGTGTGATCCTAACTGGCGCTGTGTACCAACAAACGTTGGAAATTTGTGTGACGTAGGAAATCCTCTGGAACAAAGCAAAGCT ATTGATCTAACGATTCGGTTGAAACAAACTTCAAATATTACAGGAAATGAAGGCAAACTTCAAGTCAAGATTAACGCTAGTAGTATAGATGCTGAGAGTGTTGTCAATGTGGATGACAATGAGGCAACATACAACATTGATGTGATGGCACATGTAACAATTACAGTTGATGG TGCTTCTCTTCCATCAACATCTTCAGAATGGACTGTACTAAGTGATGATGTGGTAAAGTTGGTCTCTGGGAAGGAAGACACCAGGAATTTTACACATCAATACAGA TTAAGAAATGTTGGACCAAGTGTTCTTCCTGGTATGAAAGTTCGATTCTGGTGGCCTGTGTTTGGTGTGGGAGGAATGCAGTTGTTGAGTCTTCCTCCTAAAATTCTG GTTGAAAATATGGAGACTGAAGAGTGTGATTTATCATTCGCGTATGATGTTGGGAACTGGTCTAAG GAAGGACAGCCTCATTTATGTGAAACTAGAGGTTGTCTTCCTATTGACTGTATATTCAGACGCTCTCTGGAACAAAGATTTGCATTGCTTGTCAAAATTTCTTCTTCTTTAAATCTCTCAGATCTGGTTGAG TATGTCGTCACACAACAAGGTGACGTGTCAAACCCTGAAGCAATCATCACTTCATTTGGTCAAGCTTCAGTAATATCAGACTATGCCATAAGTTCAAAGCCAGCACAGGGTTCAGTGGAGACAACTATTCTGTTCAATATTGAAGTGCAGGACTGCGTTTCTGTGTGGATTATAATTGTCAGCGTAATTGGTTCTCTTTTGCTGCTTTCAGTGACTGTCATTGTTCTTTACATG cTTGGTTTCTTCAAGCAATACAAGAAACACAAGATTTCCCTGAAGCCATTACGTTCAGCTCAACAAGAGGTAACAGCAGGTGATATTGAGGCAAGAAAGActgtagatgaagatgacaAACCACACAGCATTTCTAGCAGCAAAAGGGAAAGTAAATGTGACGACACCAATGGTTCTAAACGAATGTTATCTGGAAGCGATGCTGATGAATATGTAAAACCTCAGAGTAGGACGCCAAGTGTGAAATACGAGGATGTTTTTAAAGCGGGACCTGCGGAACTTGAAGAGGAGCCTAGTTCTGGTAGAAGATGGGAACACCTAATTGACAATACTTCTGATGCTGTTGAGATGGAAGGAGAACCCGCCAGACTTTCTCGCGGATCTCATTCTCAAACAACAGTGTAG
- the LOC134192803 gene encoding integrin alpha-8-like, with protein MVGAMFGYAIAAADLNWDGYSDLIVGAPFYGLFDSPNTGRIVAYLSDKESKFHDPVVVTGMVAGGMFGMAISSLGDIDLDGYEDVAVAAPFIGSLQSGEVYIYRGSEYGLRNIASQVIQQVMLKAFGYALANAIDIDGNHYPDLLVGAYQSQRVVLFRSRPVVVVTAKFTTYPTAVDIETSSCNYIQNYDTWSTFVRSGSSAKSL; from the exons ATGGTTGGTGCAATGTTTGGCTATGCTATAGCTGCTGCAGATCTCAACTGGGATGG ATATTCAGATCTAATTGTTGGAGCTCCCTTTTATGGGCTTTTTGACTCTCCAAACACAGGTAGAATAGTTGCATATCTCTCTGATAAGGAG AGTAAGTTTCATGATCCAGTAGTTGTAACAGGAATGGTGGCTGGTGGTATGTTTGGCATGGCTATTTCTTCATTAGGTGACATAGATTTGGATGGATATGAAG atgTGGCTGTGGCTGCTCCATTTATTGGCTCGTTGCAGAGCGGTGAAGTCTACATTTATCGTGGTTCTGAGTATGGACTAAGAAATATTGCCAGTCAG GTTATACAGCAAGTCATGCTAAAAGCATTTGGCTATGCCCTTGCTAATGCCATTGACATTGATGGCAATCATTATCCAG ATCTGTTAGTTGGAGCATACCAGTCACAAAGAGTGGTTTTGTTTAG GTCACGTCCTGTGGTTGTTGTTACTGCTAAATTTACAACTTATCCCACTGCTGTTGACATTGAGACATCAAGCTGCAATTACATTCAAAACTATGACACATG GTCAACGTTTGTCAGGTCTGGTAGCAGTGCAAAGTCTTTATGA
- the LOC134193424 gene encoding uncharacterized protein LOC134193424 — MNTDHAYLHDADLVGNRKTLRYESLVTDLEYADGMTLLSDNWLDLTEMLDSLSNCCKKLGVAISCKKMKTLAVLPSECSHIQTPVPIHLVPGDMPIEVVSHFQCLGSIVQNDYGLDTKINSRIWKASHAFQSLSRILWYQSKIKTSTQVRLSTV; from the coding sequence ATGAACACAGATCACGCCTACCTTCATGATGCTGATCTTGTCGGGAACAGGAAGACCTTGAGATATGAATCTTTGGTGACTGATCTAGAGTATGCCGACGGTATGACTCTTCTCTCAGACAATTGGCTTGACCTCACCGAAATGCTGGACTCCCTATCAAACTGCTGTAAGAAACTGGGTGTTGCAATTAGTTGCAAAAAGATGAAAACCTTAGCAGTTTTACCATCTGAGTGCTCACACATTCAAACTCCTGTACCAATCCACCTTGTGCCAGGAGACATGCCTATTGAAGTGGTCTCTCATTTCCAGTGCTTGGGCAGCATTGTTCAAAATGATTATGGATTGGACACAAAGATTAATTCCAGAATCTGGAAAGCCTCACATGCCTTCCAGTCACTCTCTCGGATCTTGTGGTATCAAAGTAAGATCAAGACCAGCACTCAGGTTCGTCTTTCAACAGTGTGA